A stretch of Primulina tabacum isolate GXHZ01 chromosome 13, ASM2559414v2, whole genome shotgun sequence DNA encodes these proteins:
- the LOC142522411 gene encoding xyloglucan O-acetyltransferase 1 encodes MGSSNNINPFKEQMPSHFLKRLLPYIVYGLTPLAFIHLYIYPFSFSQNYLFSPPSQEVLAKNGTFQTLCDYTYGKWVPNRLDPLYNGTTCETIKYGQNCMLFGRPDKDYLHWKWKPRQCKLPRFDPKTFLTLLENKHMAFVGDSIARNQLESLLCMVSIAAKPQLFYTDGGENKFRKWNFPDRNINISIYWSPFLVKGIEKNTEKNFNTLFLDSLDENWAADLDHIDMLVLSIGHWYLHPAVYYYGDSVLGCHYCKNYSEIEIYNVFGKALNTTFKEVIKKRKGLQRNPIHVFLVTFSPHHFEGEWDKFGACPKIQPFGENEVVLEGMNAEMRRFGLEEVKEAKLKATQYGSNVIFEALDISKLTLLRPDGHPGPYMNPFPFAKGVTELVHNDCVHWCLPGAIDTWNEILLDMIKTKSNGV; translated from the exons ATGGGATCGTCAAATAATATCAATCCTTTCAAAGAACAAATGCCTTCCCATTTCTTGAAGAGATTACTACCCTATATTGTTTATGGCCTCACCCCATTAGCCTTCATTCATTTGTATATTTATCCCTTTTCTTTTTCGCAAAATTATCTGTTTTCTCCACCTTCACAAG AAGTTTTGGCAAAAAATGGTACATTTCAGACATTATGCGACTACACATATGGGAAATGGGTGCCAAATAGGTTAGACCCTTTGTACAATGGCACCACATGTGAAACAATCAAGTACGGCCAAAACTGCATGCTTTTTGGCCGGCCAGACAAGGATTATCTCCATTGGAAATGGAAGCCAAGACAATGCAAACTTCCAAGGTTTGACCCCAAAACTTTCCTTACACTCCTCGAAAACAAACACATGGCCTTTGTAGGAGACTCCATAGCGAGGAACCAATTGGAGTCGCTCCTCTGCATGGTCTCCATCGCTGCAAAACCCCAACTTTTCTACACGGATGGGGGAGAAAACAAGTTCAGAAAATGGAATTTCCCAGATAGAAACATCAACATTTCCATATACTGGTCACCATTTCTTGTAAAAGGGATTGAGAAAAACACAGAGAAGAACTTCAACACCCTTTTTTTGGATTCCTTGGACGAGAACTGGGCAGCCGATTTGGACCATATAGATATGCTTGTTTTATCTATTGGACATTGGTATTTACATCCTGCAGTCTACTACTATGGGGATTCGGTACTAGGTTGCCACTACTGTAAGAACTATTCTGAGATTGAGATCTATAATGTTTTTGGCAAGGCATTAAACACAACATTTAAAGAAGTGATCAAGAAGAGAAAAGGGCTTCAAAGAAATCCGATTCATGTGTTCTTGGTAACATTTTCACCTCACCATTTTGAAGGGGAATGGGACAAATTTGGTGCTTGCCCCAAGATTCAACCATTTGGTGAAAATGAAGTAGTTCTTGAGGGGATGAATGCAGAAATGAGGAGATTTGGGTTGGAGGAAGTTAAAGAAGCAAAACTAAAGGCTACACAATATGGAAGTAATGTTATATTTGAGGCTTTGGATATTAGTAAGTTGACTTTGTTAAGGCCAGATGGGCATCCTGGACCTTATATGAACCCTTTCCCATTTGCTAAAGGAGTAACTGAACTTGTGCATAATGATTGTGTACATTGGTGTTTGCCTGGGGCAATTGACACGTGGAATGAAATATTGTTAGATATGATCAAGACAAAGTCTAACGGTGTCTAG
- the LOC142522412 gene encoding putative serine/threonine-protein kinase PBL28, producing MSLIGLVSAWNKRRRSKSEDQINSCIYKPLEYWKNECGNPPAKRRNASSVFTFREMAEATCSFSDENLLGKGGFGRVYKGTLRSGEVVAIKKMELPWFKEAEGEREFRVEVDILSRLDHPNLVTLIGYCADGKHRFLVYEYMNKGNLQDHVNGTGEVKMDWSVRLKVAIGAARGLAYLHSSSAVGIPIVHRDFKSTNILLDSNYEAKISDFGLAKLMPEGQETCVTARVLGTFGYFDPEYTLTGKLTLQSDVYAFGVVLLELLTGRRAVDLNQGPSDQNLVLQVRHILNDKKKLKKVIDQELERGSYTMESIAMFANLALRCVRLDSRERPSMSECVKELQIIRYTNSKGLGMTMHTLRMI from the exons ATGTCTTTGATTGGTTTAGTCTCTGCTTGGAACAAGCGTAGGAGAAGCAAGTCTGAAGATCAAATCAATTCCT GTATTTACAAGCCGCTGGAATACTGGAAAAATGAATGTGGTAATCCGCCAGCAAAAAGGCGCAACGCTTCATCTGTTTTTACATTCAGAGAAATGGCAGAGGCAACTTGTTCTTTTAGCGATGAAAATTTGCTAGGAAAGGGTGGATTTGGTCGAGTATACAAAGGAACGCTGCGTTCTGGAGAG GTTGTAGCAATCAAGAAAATGGAGCTGCCGTGGTTCAAAGAAGCGGAAGGGGAGCGAGAATTTAGGGTGGAAGTTGATATTTTGAGCAGATTAGACCATCCAAATCTTGTAACATTAATAGGGTATTGTGCAGATGGGAAGCATAGGTTTCTTGTTTATGAATACATGAATAAAGGGAACTTGCAAGATCACGTGAATG GGACAGGAGAAGTGAAGATGGATTGGTCTGTAAGGTTGAAAGTGGCTATTGGAGCTGCTAGAGGACTTGCATACCTGCATTCAAGTTCTGCTGTTGGAATTCCTATTGTCCACAGAGACTTCAAATCCACCAATATTCTTCTTGACAGCAACTATGAAGCGAAG ATATCAGATTTTGGGTTGGCAAAGCTGATGCCAGAGGGCCAAGAAACATGTGTAACGGCTAGAGTGCTCGGTACTTTCGGCTATTTTGATCCTGAGTATACATTG ACAGGAAAACTCACTTTACAAAGTGATGTATACGCATTTGGAGTCGTTCTACTCGAGCTTTTGACCGGAAGGAGAGCAGTAGACCTAAACCAAGGACCAAGTGATCAAAACTTGGTACTACAG GTTAGACACATTTTGAATGACAAGAAGAAGCTGAAGAAGGTGATTGATCAAGAACTGGAACGGGGATCATACACAATGGAGTCAATAGCCATGTTTGCGAATCTGGCATTGAGATGTGTCCGATTAGACAGTAGAGAACGACCCTCAATGTCAGAATGTGTAAAGGAACTTCAAATTATTAGGTACACTAATTCTAAAGGACTTGGGATGACTATGCATACACTTAGAATGATATAA
- the LOC142523150 gene encoding vesicle transport v-SNARE 12 — protein MSEIYEGYERQYCELSANLSRKCNSAAALPDGEKKKQEVAELQAGLDDGDVLIRKMDLEARSLQPSVKASLLAKLREYKSDLNKLKREVKKLTLLNSNQPSNEDLESGMGGAHTASANQRDRLAMSTERLNQSTDRLTESRRAALETEQLGVSILEDLHQQRETLLHSHKKLSDVDSAIDKSKKVLTSMSRRISRNKWIVGSIIAALIFAIILVLYFKIFH, from the exons ATGAGCGAGATTTATGAAGGATATGAGAGGCAGTACTGTGAGCTATCGGCGAATTTGTCGAGGAAATGTAACTCTGCCGCTGCTCTTCCCGATGGAG AGAAAAAGAAACAGGAGGTTGCTGAACTCCAAGCTGGATTGGATGATGGTGATGTTCTG ATTAGAAAAATGGATCTTGAGGCCCGAAGTTTGCAGCCAAGCGTGAAAGCTTCGCTACTTGCAAAGCTCAGGGAATATAAATCGGATCTGAATAAGCTGAAAAGGGAAGTGAAGAAACTGACATTGCTTAATTCTAATCAGCCTTCTAATGAAGATTTAGAATCTGGAATGGGTGGTGCTCACACG GCATCTGCAAATCAAAGGGACAGATTGGCAATGTCAACTGAGAGGCTAAACCAATCAACTGACAGATTAACGGAGAGTCGGAGGGCTGCGCTGGAGACTGAACAGCTTGGCGTGTCAATACTTGAAGATTTGCATCAGCAACGTGAAACTCTTTTACACTCTCACAAGAAG CTTTCCGATGTAGATAGTGCAATTGATAAGAGCAAAAAGGTATTGACTTCCATGTCTAGAAGGATCAGCCGGAATAAGTGGATTGTTGGCTCCATAATTGCTGCCCTCATCTTTGCAATAATCCTTGTCCTGTACTTCAAAATTTTTCATTGA